The genome window GGATACTTATTGAAGGATGCTTCTCCTGAAGAATTGGTCAAAGCCATAGAGCAGGTGGCTCAGGGCGAAGGGGCGCTCCATCCTGCGGTTACGCGATATGTTCTGGGACAGATTAAGAACATGCCAGATGAACCTGCGCCTGAAGAAGAATTAACCGAGCGTGAAAAGGAAGTACTTCAATTTATGGCTCAGGGATACAGCAATGCCGAAATAGCCCGTCTTCTGGTGGTCAGCAATGCGACCGTACATACCCATGTCAGCCGCATTCTTTCTAAATTAAATGTTTCCAGTCGAACACAAGCCGTGCTTTATGCCCTCAAACGGGGGATTGTCTCGCTGGACTGAACAAACATAAAAAGATTCTCAAGATATCACTAAAAACATCGGGAAAAATCCCGATGTTTTTGCTTAAGAATCAACCTTTTTATGGAGAAGAATTCCATATTTTCCTGGACGACGTGTTTCCTTTCAGTACCTATACTTCTGGCTAGGAAAAAGTATGCCTTTTGAACCATGGCTTGGGAGGTCAGGATGAAAAAAGGAATTGTGAAAAACTGGATGAGTTCCCCGGTTTATACGGTGACGCCGGAAACTTTTATAGTAGATGCCCGGCGACTTCTGGATGTTCGCAAAATTCGCCATTTGCCGGTGGTCTCTGCCGGCAAACTGGTAGGCATTGTGACCCGCCGCGGGCTGCTCCGTGCTGATTTGCCGGCTGTTAGTGACGAAACCTGGGAGATTGCATTTGACCTGCATCATCAAA of Anaerolinea thermophila UNI-1 contains these proteins:
- a CDS encoding response regulator transcription factor — its product is MKKIRLLVVDDHVVVRKGLMAILETEPGIEVVGEAGDGNEAVEKACALQPDVVLMDLVMPGMDGIEATRLIKQRVPQVQVLVLTSFSTNDKVIPSLSAGATGYLLKDASPEELVKAIEQVAQGEGALHPAVTRYVLGQIKNMPDEPAPEEELTEREKEVLQFMAQGYSNAEIARLLVVSNATVHTHVSRILSKLNVSSRTQAVLYALKRGIVSLD